The nucleotide window ATCCTTACTAAAATCCGTAAAAGCAATGAGCACGGTTAGTGGTGGAACTTTACTGGGAGTAGGCTTAGCAAAAGCAATGCAAAAAGACGATTATGATTTTAAAACATTCTTTAAGTCATTCTATAATACGTTTACACCCAAAAACGATAAACTATTAGAAACAGCGATTGCTAAGCTTGAAAATGATGCCATCTGGAAAGCCAATCCGCATAAAAAGCGATCACTAATTAATGCCTTTGCGCTAACCTATGCCGAAATGCCAATATTTTCTGGTGATTTTGAATATTTCCATAAGAACTCTATAAAAAGGTTAGAGCAGGTTTGCTTTAACGCTACGGACTTTTCGTTCGGATTGACCTATCGCTTTCAAAATCAAGGCTTTTTTGGTAACAGTCCGTTATATAAAGACAATAGAAAGCAAGTAGATGCGCTACGCAACAAGGTGCAGCTAGGCGATGTTATAGCATCGTCCTCATGTTTTCCATTGGGTTTTGAACCGTTGGTTTTTCCTGATGATTATTTTAAAGATCAAAATGCGCAAGACTACAAAAACCTAAAAGGTTTAGACCTCTATATCAAAGGAGTAGGAATTATGGATGGTGGTATTGCCGATAATCAAGGTATTGGGAGCATGATGAAAATCAATGATCGTATGAAAGGCAAATTAGATCTTATTATGGTGAATGATGTAGGCAGCTATAAAATGGAACCTTGGCAACAAGATACTTCGGAAATAGGAAAAACATCTACAGTCCAAAAGGCCGTAAATAAGGTATTGCAATATTTTACAATTAAACCTATGTATTGGATAACCTTAGTCGTAGGTCTCATTATTGTTATCGCTAATTCGTATTTTGAATGTGAAGGTAAAGCCTGGACTGCACTTTATATTGTTGGTGGTATTATTACGGGAATTGGACTCATCATGACTGTTTTAGGGCTTTTAGCAGCAACAATTAAAGGGTTTGCACTCAGTAAACTTAGACATCTCTTTAAAAAAAACATACCTGAACCCTTGTTGGATGATATTCTAACTTTTCAGAAATTGGATATTACCTTGGTACAGCGTATGCTTACTGAGCGAGCAACTTCGGCCATAAAAATGATAAATGATGTATTCTTAAAACAGATGCGTCGTCTCAACTATGATTTATTCTATTCAAAATCTAGCTTAAACCATAAGCGATTAACCACTACGGTGTATAAACTAAACGGACAACAAACGCCTTACACCAAAGGAAAGTATAACGAAGCCATTAAGCCCAAACCTTCAAAAAGTCTAAAAAGGGTTGGTCTTACAGCATCTGAAACACCAACCACTTTATGGTGGGATAAAACCGATGTTGAGAAAAATAGAATGGATACGCTCATTGCTTGTGGTCAATTCACAACCTGCTATGAATTAATGGATTATATACTATCACTTAAAGCAGAAGAGAGTAGTGGTGTCACCGATTTTACTGCGCTCGATAAACTCTATGAGGCTTTAGAAAAGGATTGGAAAACCTTTAACAAAAATCCATTATGGCTTACTGAGCAATTAAAATAAAGATGATATGTCTCTACAACAAACGTTGAGCAACTTCCAACCAATTGTAAACACTTGTGTAATCCGTTTCGTGCTGGTTGTGTGGTGAATTAAACAATAAGGTATCGCCAGCAAAACGCTCTAAGTTGTAACTACGATCATCTATAAGCAAATCACCATGAAGAATAAACTTATGGCCACACATAATGCGATGTTGCCAGGTTATAAAAGGCATATGCTCATCTAACCAATCGCTTTTTTCCTTTAATGAGTTGGGGAATTGGGTGGCAGCCGTGGCTATATAAACATCGTGCTTATTGCAAAGGGCTTCCATAACCTGAATACTATCCTTAATAGGTTTTAGGTCTCTAAAAAATCCTTTTTTGTGTGCATGTTGCCATATACTTTCTTGATGAATCTCTGGGACATTTTGCCAAACTTCGCCAGATTCTATATGGGCTAGAGAGAGTTCTTGGTTGTGTTCTTCGTTGTATAATTCTATGTGCTTACCGTAGGTGTCGGCAAGTACATCGTCCATATCTACAAATATTGTGAGCATGTATCGTTCTTTTTATGCAAAGCAAACTATAATTACAAGGTATGCCAAGCCTTAAGTTTAAACTTTATGATTTTTTAATATATTGGTAAGGCATTGTTGTTTAAATGTTAAGGTTATGGTAAAGTTTGGTATTTCACCAAAAAAATGCGCTGAACCATATTTAAGCCCATACCTTTGCAACGTTTTTAAATAATACGACAACTAAATAATTATGAGTACAGTAAAAGAAAATGATGTGGTAAAAGTTCATTATACAGGAAAACTAAGCAATGGACAAGTTTTTGACAGTTCTTTAGAGCGCGAACCTTTACAAGTAGAGCTTGGTAAAGGTCAATTTATTCCTGGTTTTGAACAAGGGCTTATTGATATGGAAGTAAACGAAAAGAAAACCATTACCATAGATAAACAAGATGCCTACGGTGAGATTAATGATGCTTTATTTCAAATGGTTAAAAAAGAACAATTACCACCAGATTTAAAACCAGAAGTCGGTATGGGTTTGGTAGGATCTAGTGCAGACGGTAAACAACAACAGTTTAGGGTTGCTAAAATTGAAGATGAGCATATCATTGTAGACGCTAACCATCCGTTGGCAGGACAAGATTTAACCTTTGAACTAGAGGTTATAGATATCTTATAAGCTTTATAGTTTATAATAGTTTACAAAACGTTTTACATTTACTGTAGGACGCTTTTATTTTTTGTCTAGTATTGTGAAGCGTGGTTGCTGAATACTTATTTTACATAATGTAAATTATAGGACATTTGCTATTATTTGGTTTTCTATGTGAGTGTACCAATTGTCAGCTATAATGTTATTATGTAAAATATCCCACAATAATCAGTTTTCATAAGTATATGCAGTACTTGGGCATTAAACTAGAAATCGGTCTGCTACGCAGCGTTAATGCAATGTTCCTATAATTAGACGTTATGTAAAATGTCCGCTATCCAAACGCTCATTGCTTTTGTAAAATCAAATTACTATTGTAATTTATTTTAAACACAATCTCCAGCCGCTTGCCAGCCGCACAATAAAAGCTAGTTTTTGATTACTATTTAAAAATCGCGTAAACGACAAAATGTACGTGATAAAAAATTTTAGACGATTCTCGTGGATTGCCACTAGAGCATAAATTTTAAGAATAATAAAATTCTATGCACTTGTTATATTTAGAATTCCAAATTGGCTTTTTTTAGTTTCTAATATCTTTTGTCTTGAAACAAAAGAAACAAAAATTCAAGGATGCATATAATTTTGGAAACAATTAACGGTTCCTTCCACTATATTTTAGGAAACATTTGAACACTCAAGATTGTGTTTCATATTATGTAAAATAGAATTCTTAAGAATGTTTATTGGTAAACCCCTAAAATAAGACCGTTCCACTCACCTATTGTTTTGACCAAAATTTTATGAGGCCAAGAAAATTAAAAACTAAACAAGGAATTTATAGATTCTTTTAAAAAGGAATAAAATCCTCGATTCTTTTTATTTAATATCGAATTTTCATGTTTAATTCTACTATTCTCTGCTGCCAAATGATTCATTATTAGTGATTTATTTGTTTCATCTGCACTACCAAGCAAACCTTGAGAAATAGAGCAATCTTGCTTGCATTCATTGTCAAAATCGAAATCTATATTTCCTGTATTAAAATCCATTTCTTTAGGACCATAATAAATCCCTCTTGGTTTTAAAATCAAAGATAAAAACTGTTGTATTTCCATTCCAGCTAAACTTAAGCTAAAACCAAAAACGTTTTCACCTCTATTAACAAAATGGTTTTTCGGTAGTCCTTTAATATAATTTGGATTATCCAATTCTCCTGATAGTTCTAATGAAGCATCTTCAGGTTTATATTGACCTAAACATTGCATGCAAATTCTATCAGGTCCTATTGTATGAGCCTTCCATCTTGATTGATCTAAATTTGACAAATCTTCCTTTGGATTTGTGTCAATTCCTCCATCAATTACAGGTATTAAATTTGCAAATGACAGACAATCTAAAGTGTATCTTGGTAATGGCATATCTACACAAGAAAATAAAATATCGCAATCTAGAGCTGCCTCTTGTCCTTCTTTTTCAGTAATACTATATGGTACTGCATTAATACTTAAATCTGAAATAAGCTCAGTATTTAAAAGACGCTCTTTCAGAACATCTACTTTATACTTGCCTACATCTACTCTATTTACTGCTAATAATCTATCTAAATTTTTCAATTCAACTAAATCAAAATCTATAAAGGTTAAGTTTTTTACACCAGTCCTTAAAAGAGCTTCAGCAACTATGGAACCAACACTACCTAAACCAACTATTCCTATTTTTAATCTAGAAATTTCTTGTTGTTTTGAATCTCCCCAAGATGAAATTGTGCGTTTAAATTCTTCTCCGAAATCGGATTCTGGTAAAATTTTGTTGCAGAAATATGATTTTAGGGACTTCCCTACTATTCTTACTGATTCACACCAATATCTTTCATAAGTATTTGGAGCTTCCTTAATCCAAAAGCGTGCGCTCCAATAGTTATCAGTTCCTATTGTCATTCCAATCAGTGGTAAACCAGTAACTGCCTTAACCCTTGGTGCTAACATTTTCTCAGCTTCTATATCATCGAAACTCATTCCTTGCCAGCCAGGATATGGATGACTATGAATAAAACAAATTCCTAAATTATTAGCTAATGCATAAGAGGTAACCTTGTCAAAATAGACAGAGTTAAAACTAACATTTCCATGTACATTTCTATCTTCAAACTCAGGTAATATTACTTCATTGATAACACCTGTTTGTCTTGACTTTCCAGTAGATAATTTATAAAATGCAAAACATAAATCTTCTTGACCATCCTCTCTAATGAGGTGTTCAAAAAATATCCTATTGACATTTTCTGTCATTGCTATGCTATATTTCATTCGAAATCTAATAATGTTCTTAAAAAAGCTAAATAATCATCCGCAGTCATACCTGAAGTCCAACCTTTAAATGGACGACTCCAATATTGATATTCAGGTGTAGGTACTTGTCTTGCGTGTATACCACCAAAAGGATGATTCCCTCCGCCTCCAGTTATAGGAAGTAAATGTGGTTTAATATGTGGGCCTGAAGGTGCTAAGAGTGGAAATTGATGACCTTGCAAAGCAATTTCAATTTCTTGTCCTTTAAACCTACCTAACGGAACGATAAACTTGAAGCACACAAAATTATTTGTGTGCATCCAAGTTTCGAGTCCTTTGCTCTGCAACTGACTCATTAACTCTTGATTTCCCATAACTATGAAACAGTTGTAGGTTCAAGTTTGCAAGAACTAAATTTAAGACCATTCTTAATGGCTACTTTATGTTCTCGATCATTTTTGTAACTAATCTCTCTATGTCCGCTAATTTGTTTCAAATAAAAGCCACTAGCATTCTTACCTGATGCAGTTAAAATCTCGTTTGGTGTTAAAAAACACTCATCAACTTCAACTGGTTCATCATCTACATAAATTATTAGCTTTTTATAAGGTTTGGCAAAAAAACCTTCAATTCCAGCCCCTTTTAGATTAATTTCTTCATCTAATTGTACTGGCTCAAAGCCCTTTTCATTAACCTTTATTAATAATTCATAATCTTCTACAGGTAATAAATCAGCTTTTTCTAAAATTTCCTTACCTGTAATAATTGCACTAACAGATTCAAATTTTTGTCTGTTAACTTTAAATATAAATTTTCCCATCTTTTTAATTTTTAATGGATTAACTCATTTCTTAAAAATAGCTTGAGCTTACTATTCAGGTAGCAGTTATACAAGGAATTGTGTAGTTAATTTTAATTTGTACCTTTGTACAACAAAACACGGGAAATGTTAAGATGATAAGTCTTAATTATTGAAGTCCTCGAAAACTTTAAATCCCATTTATATCCAATTTATTGTTACCAGCAATAGATTGGATTTTTGTTTTTTATCGGCTTATATATTTAAATTAAACGCATATTTATAATCAATTAAACTTTTACCATTTTCAAAATTATCTTTCCAAGCATCTTCAAGATGACTTCTCTCAATAATTTCAGTAGTGTTCTTACATTTAAATTCTTGATAAACTATATCTAAAATTTCTAATTCTTTTTCAGTGAATTTTTCAGAATCAAAATCTTTATTACCTAAAAATTTTTTACTGTAGCCCCAATCATTTTCCTTTTTAATTATTTTAATTGCATTTGTACTTTCTATGTAATCGAAAATACTATCATAGTTATTAGGAACTGGACCCATATTAATTGCTCTATATCGTGTACCACTGATAGAAACCGCTTCATGTTTATAATGAAGGAAATCACAATAAAATAAGAGTTTATTTAATTGAGTAACATATGGCTGCATATTTTTAGCAAAGAAAACCACCATTTCAGTCAATTTCTCAATATTAGGTCTTATATATCCTGTAAAATTATCAGGTAACTTATCACCTAACAAATAATTTTCAAAACCGATAGAAAATCTAATTTTCTTCTTCTCATCTATTAACCTATCAATTTTATTAAGAAGTTTGAAACCTTCATCTGTGAAATCACTCTTATCGTCATTGTTAACTTTGAAAACATTACTTAACTTGACTAAAGACTTAAACTGAATAGGATTTTTGGCTAACTGAATCAAATTTGCATTTGATTGATTTGGCACTTCTCCATTTTCATAATTTCTATAACTATTAATGCCAAAACCTAAAATTTCAGACATTTTTGTTGCAGAAACCCCATATTTTGCACGTATTTCCTTGATTTCTTCAGGAAACGGCAAATTATACTTGTCGCGATACTGATTATAAGCTTGTCTCATCTTAATAGTATCAAATTCTGTTGTAGTAAAGTATTGTTTACTATCTGTACAATAAAAACTAGGATAGGTAACATTAAAAGTTTCCTTTCTAAAAGTTAAATCCTCTTTTTTAATTTTAATAGACATTTCTTTACCTGTAAATGGGCTTTTCATAATTACTTAAATTGATATTCCATTGGATACTCTGCTATATGAAAAGAAATACAAATCACACTTGTGTTTTCAATTCCAAGTGTTATTTTGATATAAACTTCCTTTCCTCTCAACGTCCTGCCGAACACCCACATTTCAGAACCTCCATATTGAGTTTCTTCAAGAGGGCCTTCGCAGTAATCATCAATTACTAAATTTTCGAGAATTTTTTTTCTTTCATTAGGCATTAATTCCAAGTCAGCAAGAGTCTGAGAGTTTTTTCCTCTATCGTCGAGGAAAAGAATATCCCAGATACTCATATTTACTTTGAACTCCTTTAAGAAGTTTTTTACTTGTTCTTTTGATGCCATGATATAAATTCACAGTACAAATATAGTAAAAATAATAATAAACAACTTTAAAGTGTTATTAATACTTATTAACAGTTGTGTTTATAACTTTAAAGTGATAATATACAAATATAATGCCATTCCACACACATTTTCTTCCACTCCTCTGCCCTTTCAGAAAAAGAGTGTTCCATTAACTGAGTAAAGAAACATTAGAGAAGAAAAAAATAAAGAAACCTATTATTTAAGATGTGCTTTTAACCAAAGCCCATCTTTACATAACGCAAGTACATTATAGGACATTTTGTAACAATAAGCATAATAGCGATATTTAGCGATATCTGACATAATCATAGTTCTAGAGATACTCAGTGTTCTATAACGTAAATGATTATGTACAAGCTTATTGTGGTTTAAAAATTGATTTCTTATTTGACTATATAAATAATCACGTATCCAAATAAAACCAATCATGTCTGCTTATTGTAAGTGCAACTATAATTTGTTTTAAAATAGACACATCTTCAGGATCTTTCCATTTAAAAAGTATGTAAAATGTCCCAAAAGCTTTAGGGTTAATCTCAAAGTACAAAAGCCATTTTTAATTAGCATTTTCAAGTTGCCCTCTGTAATTTATACTATTGCGATGTGATGAGACAATATTAACATCGGCCGTGTTACTGGGAAAGAAAGTAATAAAAACTTTATAGGTCTCTGTGGTATCTCTATTATCATTAATGGTAAATTGCATGACGTAAGCATCTTTTCGTTTGTGTTTATCTAAACTGAACTCTTGTGGCATCCCAGAGAATTCGATGCCCAAATCCGAATTGTAGCGGTTACTGCTAAGTCGCTGTTCGCCATAAAAAGGCAGATAACCAATAATGCTGTCGTTTTTAAAATCTATAAAGTAACCGTTAACAAATATTCTATCGGCTGTGTTACCTGTATACCGCGTTAAGTTGTTTAGAACTTGGGTTGTGGCATTGGTATTAAACGGTAATACAGTAGTAATATCTATTTTAAAGTTTTTACTACGTATTTTGGTTTCTAAAGCGCTAAGATCTTGGGATCGCTCATTCTCAGTTTTTGACGATTTACAAGATAAAACTACCAAAACTATAAATAAGGTTATGAAACCTAAAAAAGGCTTAATGCTTGTGTAACTCTTCATAATTAACTTAAAAATAGTTATTTAAGCTCTAACCTGCCAGAACATTAACATGCTTTTAGCTACTGTACTTTAATCTGAGTGTCTGGTTGAACTACTTCTGATTTTGGTAGGTTGAAATAAAAGGTGGTACCTCTACCCTCTTCACTCTCGACCCAAATTTTGCCTTTATAAAATTTTATGATTTTTTCTACAATGGATAAGCCAATACCTGAAGATGCTCCTGTACTTTCTAACTTGGTAAATATTTTAAAAATCTTATGAAAATAGTTAGGATTAATACCCACACCGTTATCTTTTACAAAAAACTGAAAGTGTTCTGCGTCTTCTGTATAACTCACCTCTACATAACCTTGTTCTTTATCGCTATATTTTACTGCATTGAGTATTAGGTTTTGAAATACTTGTTTAAATCGCCAAGTATTACCAAAAAGCGTTGGCATGTTGGTATCGATGTTAACTGTTATGTGCTTTGGAATAAGCATGGTTTGTAAAACTTCGTCTAATAATTTATTAAGGTCTACCTTACTGTTTTCGGTATCGATACGGTCTACGGTAGAATAGTCTAAAACGCCCTTAATAAGCAAATCCATCTTTTCAACATTAAACAACACCTGTTGTAAAGGATACCATTGACTTTCCGAAATTTTATCTTTATTATCATCCATAAACCAGCTAACTAGCGTATGGATGTTTATAAGAGGTGCTTTAAGATCGTGAGATACCATATGCGCATATTCACTCAAGGATTTGTTTTGTTGCGACAAATGTTCTAAAAGCTCTTGTTTCTTTACTTCTTGCGCTTTAATCCTTTCTTCGTATTCTTTTCGCTGCCTGAGGTTTACCAACATATTGGCATAGACAAAGAGAATTTCTTTTTCGTGGTCGTTGTATTTATTTAGTTTTTTTACCGAATCGAAACCAATAAAACCAACCAGCTCGTTGTTTTTAAACTTAGGAATGGTAATTAAACTTTTAATCCCTTGAGGTTCTAAAATGGCTCTTAAGCCATACTCACCATCATCTGGTAGTTTACTAACATTATCTACCCAGAAGGCTTCACCTTTTCGATGCGCTTCTAGCCATTGTGGAATATAATCTACAGGAATATCTTTTAGATTATCAATTTCTGGCTTAATTCCTTCAGCACACCACTCGTAAGTATTTGTTGTAGTGTTGTTTACAAAGTCGTACGAAAAGA belongs to Winogradskyella sp. J14-2 and includes:
- a CDS encoding peptidylprolyl isomerase is translated as MSTVKENDVVKVHYTGKLSNGQVFDSSLEREPLQVELGKGQFIPGFEQGLIDMEVNEKKTITIDKQDAYGEINDALFQMVKKEQLPPDLKPEVGMGLVGSSADGKQQQFRVAKIEDEHIIVDANHPLAGQDLTFELEVIDIL
- a CDS encoding type II toxin-antitoxin system MqsR family toxin is translated as MASKEQVKNFLKEFKVNMSIWDILFLDDRGKNSQTLADLELMPNERKKILENLVIDDYCEGPLEETQYGGSEMWVFGRTLRGKEVYIKITLGIENTSVICISFHIAEYPMEYQFK
- a CDS encoding GAF domain-containing sensor histidine kinase, coding for MPPKKDQIIERQLRFQQLLISISTTYINADISDIDQLIHKSLKQMGEFVGSDRSYIFSYDFVNNTTTNTYEWCAEGIKPEIDNLKDIPVDYIPQWLEAHRKGEAFWVDNVSKLPDDGEYGLRAILEPQGIKSLITIPKFKNNELVGFIGFDSVKKLNKYNDHEKEILFVYANMLVNLRQRKEYEERIKAQEVKKQELLEHLSQQNKSLSEYAHMVSHDLKAPLINIHTLVSWFMDDNKDKISESQWYPLQQVLFNVEKMDLLIKGVLDYSTVDRIDTENSKVDLNKLLDEVLQTMLIPKHITVNIDTNMPTLFGNTWRFKQVFQNLILNAVKYSDKEQGYVEVSYTEDAEHFQFFVKDNGVGINPNYFHKIFKIFTKLESTGASSGIGLSIVEKIIKFYKGKIWVESEEGRGTTFYFNLPKSEVVQPDTQIKVQ
- a CDS encoding ThiF family adenylyltransferase: MKYSIAMTENVNRIFFEHLIREDGQEDLCFAFYKLSTGKSRQTGVINEVILPEFEDRNVHGNVSFNSVYFDKVTSYALANNLGICFIHSHPYPGWQGMSFDDIEAEKMLAPRVKAVTGLPLIGMTIGTDNYWSARFWIKEAPNTYERYWCESVRIVGKSLKSYFCNKILPESDFGEEFKRTISSWGDSKQQEISRLKIGIVGLGSVGSIVAEALLRTGVKNLTFIDFDLVELKNLDRLLAVNRVDVGKYKVDVLKERLLNTELISDLSINAVPYSITEKEGQEAALDCDILFSCVDMPLPRYTLDCLSFANLIPVIDGGIDTNPKEDLSNLDQSRWKAHTIGPDRICMQCLGQYKPEDASLELSGELDNPNYIKGLPKNHFVNRGENVFGFSLSLAGMEIQQFLSLILKPRGIYYGPKEMDFNTGNIDFDFDNECKQDCSISQGLLGSADETNKSLIMNHLAAENSRIKHENSILNKKNRGFYSFLKESINSLFSF
- a CDS encoding DUF4251 domain-containing protein, whose product is MKSYTSIKPFLGFITLFIVLVVLSCKSSKTENERSQDLSALETKIRSKNFKIDITTVLPFNTNATTQVLNNLTRYTGNTADRIFVNGYFIDFKNDSIIGYLPFYGEQRLSSNRYNSDLGIEFSGMPQEFSLDKHKRKDAYVMQFTINDNRDTTETYKVFITFFPSNTADVNIVSSHRNSINYRGQLENAN
- a CDS encoding type II TA system antitoxin MqsA family protein, which codes for MKSPFTGKEMSIKIKKEDLTFRKETFNVTYPSFYCTDSKQYFTTTEFDTIKMRQAYNQYRDKYNLPFPEEIKEIRAKYGVSATKMSEILGFGINSYRNYENGEVPNQSNANLIQLAKNPIQFKSLVKLSNVFKVNNDDKSDFTDEGFKLLNKIDRLIDEKKKIRFSIGFENYLLGDKLPDNFTGYIRPNIEKLTEMVVFFAKNMQPYVTQLNKLLFYCDFLHYKHEAVSISGTRYRAINMGPVPNNYDSIFDYIESTNAIKIIKKENDWGYSKKFLGNKDFDSEKFTEKELEILDIVYQEFKCKNTTEIIERSHLEDAWKDNFENGKSLIDYKYAFNLNI
- a CDS encoding 5' nucleotidase, NT5C type is translated as MLTIFVDMDDVLADTYGKHIELYNEEHNQELSLAHIESGEVWQNVPEIHQESIWQHAHKKGFFRDLKPIKDSIQVMEALCNKHDVYIATAATQFPNSLKEKSDWLDEHMPFITWQHRIMCGHKFILHGDLLIDDRSYNLERFAGDTLLFNSPHNQHETDYTSVYNWLEVAQRLL
- a CDS encoding patatin-like phospholipase family protein, which encodes MAEHQFQPLEHIGLCFSGGGYRATFFALGVVSYLDHLVYKDQSLLKSVKAMSTVSGGTLLGVGLAKAMQKDDYDFKTFFKSFYNTFTPKNDKLLETAIAKLENDAIWKANPHKKRSLINAFALTYAEMPIFSGDFEYFHKNSIKRLEQVCFNATDFSFGLTYRFQNQGFFGNSPLYKDNRKQVDALRNKVQLGDVIASSSCFPLGFEPLVFPDDYFKDQNAQDYKNLKGLDLYIKGVGIMDGGIADNQGIGSMMKINDRMKGKLDLIMVNDVGSYKMEPWQQDTSEIGKTSTVQKAVNKVLQYFTIKPMYWITLVVGLIIVIANSYFECEGKAWTALYIVGGIITGIGLIMTVLGLLAATIKGFALSKLRHLFKKNIPEPLLDDILTFQKLDITLVQRMLTERATSAIKMINDVFLKQMRRLNYDLFYSKSSLNHKRLTTTVYKLNGQQTPYTKGKYNEAIKPKPSKSLKRVGLTASETPTTLWWDKTDVEKNRMDTLIACGQFTTCYELMDYILSLKAEESSGVTDFTALDKLYEALEKDWKTFNKNPLWLTEQLK
- a CDS encoding multiubiquitin domain-containing protein, translating into MGKFIFKVNRQKFESVSAIITGKEILEKADLLPVEDYELLIKVNEKGFEPVQLDEEINLKGAGIEGFFAKPYKKLIIYVDDEPVEVDECFLTPNEILTASGKNASGFYLKQISGHREISYKNDREHKVAIKNGLKFSSCKLEPTTVS